One region of Solanum pennellii chromosome 6, SPENNV200 genomic DNA includes:
- the LOC107022847 gene encoding probable (S)-N-methylcoclaurine 3'-hydroxylase isozyme 2, producing MINYLFTSIVLFLVLIITLKYIYSYRKNLPLPPGPFPWPLIGNLLQIGKRRPHAALAKLSQVHGPDFMSIRFGTRLIVVASSPAAAAEVLKTHDRVLSGRYVSRVVRVKGSIVHNLSTAFLEECDDNWKKVRTIYRGALFSTKALESQVSTRENKVMEMIRYLEEIQLNQVIQIRKVIFVTVLNILGNLLLSMDVIDFEGRGVGEQMMKYLREFTETGATQELADMFPVLGAICSMNFQKTYKKIVDLFDKTSVVWAGVVQERRKRESQTSVNAVDFVDALVKNGFTDKHINALLMELFGAGTETTIVTSEWMLVELLKNHQCLTKLRDEIANVVGDKDVIIRESDLTNLPYLDACLKETLRLHPPGPLLLPHRAMETCEVMGYRIPKDTQLMVNMWAIARDPKVWDDPSSFKPERFMNSKMDYKGRYFEYISFGSGRRMCAGEPLASRFVPLVVASMIHKFDWFLPNDMNPDQIDMDEILDLIISKKDPILVIPKLRK from the exons ATGATCAATTACTTATTTACTTCGATTGTACTATTTTTAGTCCTTATAATCACATTGAAATACATTTATTCATACCGAAAAAATTTACCACTTCCTCCAGGTCCATTTCCATGGCCATTGATTGGAAACCTTTTACAAATTGGTAAAAGACGTCCTCATGCTGCTTTAGCAAAGCTATCTCAAGTTCATGGCCCTGATTTTATGTCCATAAGGTTTGGTACGCGACTCATAGTTGTCGCCTCATCCCCTGCCGCTGCTGCTGAGGTTCTCAAAACGCATGATCGTGTTCTTTCTGGTCGTTATGTTTCTCGTGTTGTTCGAGTCAAGGGATCAATAGTCCACAACTTGTCAACTGCTTTTTTAGAAGAGTGTGATGATAATTGGAAAAAGGTTCGAACTATATACAGAGGAGCCCTGTTTTCTACGAAAGCTCTGGAGTCTCAGGTTAGTACGAGAGAGAATAAAGTCATGGAAATGATACGATATTTGGAGGAAATACAATTAAACCAAGTGATTCAGATCAGAAAAGTGATCTTTGTGACGGTTTTAAATATATTGGGTAATTTACTTCTTTCGATGGATGTAATTGATTTTGAAGGCAGGGGAGTGGGTGAACAAATGATGAAGTATCTGCGCGAATTCACGGAGACAGGTGCAACGCAAGAGTTAGCTGATATGTTTCCTGTTTTGGGTGCAATTTGCAGTATGAATTTCCAGAAAACGTACAAGAAAATCGTGGATTTGTTCGATAAAACATCTGTTGTTTGGGCTGGCGTCGTTCaggagagaagaaaaagagagagtCAAACTTCTGTTAATGCTGTAGATTTTGTTGATGCTTTGGTTAAAAATGGTTTCACTGACAAACATATCAATGCATTGCTTATG GAACTATTTGGAGCCGGAACAGAAACCACAATTGTTACAAGTGAATGGATGCTTGTGGAGCtcttgaaaaatcatcaatgcttAACAAAACTCCGCGATGAAATTGCAAATGTAGTAGGAGATAAGGACGTTATAATAAGGGAATCTGACTTGACGAACTTGCCATACTTGGATGCTTGTCTGAAAGAGACATTAAGGTTGCATCCTCCTGGCCCGTTGTTACTCCCTCATCGTGCTATGGAAACATGTGAAGTCATGGGCTATAGAATTCCGAAAGACACACAATTGATGGTCAATATGTGGGCAATTGCGAGGGATCCAAAGGTTTGGGATGATCCTTCAAGCTTCAAACCCGAAAGATTTATGAACTCTAAGATGGACTATAAAGGGCGATATTTTGAGTATATTTCATTTGGTTCGGGAAGAAGAATGTGTGCTGGAGAACCTCTGGCTTCGAGGTTTGTTCCTTTAGTTGTTGCTTCTATGATCCATAAGTTCGATTGGTTTCTGCCAAATGATATGAATCCGGATCAGATTGACATGGATGAGATCTTGGATCTCATAATATCTAAGAAAGATCCAATTCTTGTCATTCCTAAATTGAGGAAATGA